A window from Rhizosphaericola mali encodes these proteins:
- a CDS encoding OsmC family protein: protein MTSKILYTGDLRTESTHIQSGTTIETDAPVDNHGKGERFSPTDMVANSLGTCMLTTMGIKAEDLQVDLKGTSAEITKIMAAEPRRIAEIKVLIHFPALDLDEKTKTILERTALHCPVAKSLSADLIQTVEFDWK, encoded by the coding sequence ATGACTTCTAAAATTTTGTATACGGGCGATTTACGTACAGAATCTACACATATTCAAAGTGGTACGACAATCGAAACGGATGCGCCTGTGGACAATCATGGTAAAGGTGAAAGATTCTCTCCGACAGATATGGTTGCTAACTCTTTGGGTACTTGCATGTTGACTACTATGGGAATCAAAGCAGAAGATTTGCAAGTTGATTTAAAAGGTACAAGTGCAGAAATTACCAAAATAATGGCTGCAGAACCAAGACGTATAGCCGAAATTAAAGTTTTAATTCATTTTCCAGCTTTGGATTTGGATGAAAAAACGAAAACAATTTTGGAACGTACAGCCTTACATTGCCCAGTTGCAAAATCATTATCGGCTGATTTAATACAAACTGTTGAGTTTGATTGGAAATAA
- a CDS encoding alpha-keto acid decarboxylase family protein, which produces MKQNKKFTIGDYLLTRLFQMGITDLFGVPGDYNLAFLDHVTDFKGIQWRGNTNELNAAYATDGYARVKGFGAFLTTFGVGELSSINGVAGSFAENVPVIQIVGAPNTKAASKGECKHHTLGDGDYAHFHRIYKEVTIASTYLSANNTKNEIDRVLVASFINKKPGYIVLPTDIAAMPCEAPMDNIKDQIVVNSEINSLKEFKQAAKKLIQNNSQNISILSDYITERFGCISLVKSLLEKYNFPYATMTAGKGSLGEKNKNYLGIYAGSESSEQVLNYLENNQLLISIGCQFSDSLTNNFSNNIDAKLHIDIQGLQSIVAGKKFTQIHMKDALSILSEIFAELHIEKYTFSLKNPFGNNPIKVESSDLLTQKALWSNAKNIVNEGDIVICEQGTSYFGITDYSLPENIQFIGQPVWGSIGYTLPATLGAQIAAPNKKVVLFIGDGSALMTLQSLSEFIYHNIHPTIFVLNNDGYSVERAINGPEEKYNDIPSLNWGKLMEAFANNNQEKLYVNEVKKILDLKSVIYDLAEVNTLAFIELHLDKIDYPQGIINISRSINASNNAPVKH; this is translated from the coding sequence ATGAAACAGAATAAAAAATTTACGATTGGAGATTATTTATTGACACGTTTATTTCAAATGGGAATAACAGATTTATTTGGAGTTCCTGGTGATTATAATTTAGCGTTTTTGGATCATGTTACAGATTTTAAAGGAATACAATGGCGAGGAAATACCAATGAGTTAAATGCAGCTTATGCGACAGATGGTTACGCTCGTGTAAAAGGATTTGGTGCATTTTTAACAACCTTTGGTGTGGGCGAACTAAGTTCGATCAATGGTGTCGCCGGTTCGTTTGCAGAGAATGTTCCTGTAATTCAAATAGTAGGAGCACCTAATACAAAAGCAGCATCCAAAGGCGAATGCAAACATCACACTTTAGGTGATGGTGATTATGCCCATTTCCATAGAATATATAAAGAGGTTACTATTGCATCCACTTATTTATCTGCAAATAATACTAAAAACGAAATTGATCGTGTTTTGGTAGCAAGTTTTATCAACAAAAAACCAGGTTATATAGTTCTTCCTACGGATATCGCAGCAATGCCTTGTGAGGCTCCTATGGATAATATAAAAGACCAAATCGTAGTCAATAGTGAAATTAATTCCTTGAAAGAATTCAAACAAGCAGCGAAAAAATTAATTCAAAATAATAGCCAAAACATTTCCATTTTATCCGACTATATCACAGAACGTTTCGGTTGTATTTCTTTAGTTAAATCTTTACTTGAAAAATACAATTTCCCATACGCCACAATGACCGCAGGCAAAGGTTCTTTAGGTGAAAAAAACAAGAACTATTTGGGTATTTATGCAGGCTCAGAAAGCAGCGAGCAAGTGTTGAACTATTTGGAAAATAATCAATTATTAATTTCCATTGGTTGTCAATTTTCTGATAGTTTGACGAATAATTTCTCCAATAATATAGATGCAAAATTGCATATCGACATACAAGGATTACAATCTATAGTTGCAGGTAAAAAATTTACCCAAATTCACATGAAAGATGCGCTAAGCATTCTTTCTGAAATATTTGCAGAACTACATATTGAAAAATATACATTTTCACTTAAAAATCCATTTGGTAATAATCCAATTAAAGTGGAAAGTTCTGATTTGCTTACGCAAAAAGCACTTTGGTCTAATGCAAAAAATATAGTTAACGAAGGTGATATCGTTATATGCGAACAAGGGACCAGTTATTTCGGCATTACAGATTATTCACTTCCGGAAAATATACAATTTATAGGACAACCAGTTTGGGGATCTATAGGCTATACATTGCCCGCAACACTTGGCGCGCAGATCGCAGCACCAAATAAAAAAGTAGTGCTATTTATAGGCGACGGTTCGGCATTAATGACCTTACAAAGTTTGAGTGAATTTATTTATCACAACATCCATCCGACTATATTTGTGTTAAATAACGACGGATATTCTGTAGAAAGAGCTATCAATGGACCGGAAGAAAAATATAATGATATTCCAAGTCTTAATTGGGGTAAATTAATGGAAGCATTCGCCAATAATAATCAAGAGAAATTGTATGTCAATGAAGTTAAAAAAATCCTTGATTTAAAATCTGTAATATATGATCTAGCAGAAGTAAATACGCTTGCATTTATAGAATTACATTTGGATAAAATAGATTATCCTCAAGGAATTATCAATATATCCAGAAGTATTAATGCAAGTAATA
- a CDS encoding AAA family ATPase: MALKKIVIIGPESTGKSTLSADLAIHFDTNWCEEYAREYLVKFGKEYTIETLTDIAKGQIKLEENAIEQAIKENKEFVFIDTDMYVMKVWSEYVFGTCDNYILEQINHRKYDFYLLANTDLPWAADELREYPDENPRLELFQIYKDILINQSTPWAEIKGTGEERTKMAIDIIEKYFQK; this comes from the coding sequence ATGGCGCTAAAGAAAATCGTAATTATAGGACCTGAAAGTACGGGAAAAAGTACACTATCTGCTGACTTAGCAATACATTTTGACACTAATTGGTGTGAGGAGTATGCACGAGAATATTTAGTAAAATTTGGTAAAGAATATACAATAGAAACCTTAACCGATATAGCGAAAGGGCAAATAAAATTAGAAGAAAACGCGATAGAACAAGCCATTAAAGAAAATAAAGAGTTCGTTTTTATTGATACAGACATGTATGTAATGAAAGTCTGGAGCGAATACGTATTTGGCACTTGTGATAATTACATTTTGGAGCAAATTAATCATAGGAAATATGATTTTTATTTGCTTGCAAATACAGATCTTCCTTGGGCTGCGGATGAATTAAGAGAATATCCTGATGAAAATCCCCGATTAGAACTATTTCAAATCTATAAAGATATTCTAATCAATCAATCCACGCCTTGGGCAGAAATAAAAGGAACAGGGGAAGAAAGAACAAAAATGGCAATTGATATTATCGAAAAATATTTCCAAAAGTAA
- the lipA gene encoding lipoyl synthase: MQELPIINNVNTKETRVKKPDWLRVKLPIGESYKHVRGLVDTHKLHTICESGNCPNMGECWGAGTATFMILGNICTRSCGFCAVATGRPDAVDWDEPQRVAEAINLMKVKHAVITSVDRDELQDGGSIIWYNTIRAVKTLNPDTTLETLIPDFRAQRENIQRVIDAAPEVVSHNIETVERLTKQVRIQAKYRRSLDTLRILKEGGMRTKSGIMLGLGETKEEVIQTLKDLAAVNVDVVTIGQYLQPTPKHLAVDRFVHPDEFAEYREIGYELGIDYVESGPLVRSSYHSERHVIPGYGKNKWQEEKALKEQALAS, encoded by the coding sequence ATGCAAGAATTACCAATTATAAATAATGTAAATACCAAAGAAACACGTGTAAAAAAACCAGATTGGTTAAGAGTAAAATTACCTATTGGTGAAAGTTACAAACATGTGCGAGGATTGGTCGACACACATAAATTACATACTATTTGCGAAAGCGGTAATTGTCCTAATATGGGCGAATGTTGGGGTGCGGGCACGGCCACATTTATGATTTTGGGAAATATATGTACCCGAAGTTGTGGTTTCTGCGCAGTAGCAACAGGTCGTCCAGACGCAGTAGATTGGGATGAACCTCAACGTGTAGCGGAAGCAATTAATTTGATGAAAGTGAAGCACGCAGTCATCACAAGCGTCGACAGAGATGAATTACAAGATGGAGGTTCGATTATTTGGTATAATACTATCAGAGCTGTAAAAACTTTGAATCCTGATACTACTTTGGAAACTTTGATTCCAGATTTTAGAGCGCAAAGAGAAAATATCCAAAGAGTGATTGATGCTGCACCAGAAGTCGTTAGTCACAATATTGAAACAGTCGAAAGATTAACCAAGCAAGTACGTATTCAAGCAAAATACAGAAGAAGTTTGGACACTTTACGTATTTTGAAAGAAGGTGGCATGCGTACCAAAAGCGGTATAATGCTTGGTTTGGGTGAAACAAAAGAGGAAGTTATTCAAACATTGAAAGATTTGGCGGCAGTGAATGTGGATGTAGTTACCATTGGACAATATTTACAACCGACTCCAAAACATTTGGCGGTGGACAGATTTGTACATCCTGATGAATTTGCAGAATATCGCGAAATTGGTTATGAATTGGGAATTGATTATGTAGAATCAGGACCATTGGTTCGTTCTTCCTATCATAGCGAAAGACACGTTATTCCAGGTTATGGAAAAAATAAATGGCAAGAAGAAAAAGCTTTAAAAGAACAAGCTTTAGCTTCTTAA